The proteins below are encoded in one region of Triticum aestivum cultivar Chinese Spring chromosome 1B, IWGSC CS RefSeq v2.1, whole genome shotgun sequence:
- the LOC123080745 gene encoding mitogen-activated protein kinase kinase kinase 17, whose product MREEGLRTMAEDAPGTSGRRRLTRVRTLGRGASGAVVSLFAAGDGDELLAVKSAGAADAQALLRREGGILASLCSPYVLPCLGSRAAAGGEYQLFLEFAPGGSLADEVERNGGCLEEGAVRAYAADVARGLAYLHGESMVHGDVKGRNVVIGADGWAKLADFGCARSVGSAGPIGGTPAFMAPEVVRGEEQGPAADVWALGCTVIEMATGRAPWSHMDDVVAAVRLIGYTDAVPEAPERLSSEAKDFLDKCLRRCAGERWTAEQLLEHPFLAFAGCGADVESAELKGKWVSPKSTLDAAMWESDADEDENVPDDDTAERMKALAAFCSVLPDWESDDGWIDVLSCQSETPAEQSCSEAPDSPAAAPAEEANVYIWDDERVEAESGVEEAGVVGAAVPVAAAPPEETAYDYDEGFRDEESSLLLEAEFDAEAFDVGGELVVHNVGVADEALVNQQQEDVHSSDSIASDPAVVSVDSGEKEILPVKSLKMPNLLYFSLRFPLLLSHFYTMSDQITTCTTRSPGLSRR is encoded by the coding sequence ATGAGGGAGGAAGGGCTGCGGACGATGGCGGAGGACGCGCCGGGCACCAGCGGCCGGCGGCGGCTGACGCGCGTCCGCACGCTCGGCCGGGGCGCGTCCGGCGCCGTCGTGTCGCTCTTcgcggccggcgacggcgacgagctgcTCGCGGTCAAGTCGGCCGGAGCCGCCGACGCGCAGGCGCTGCTGCGGCGGGAGGGCGGCATCCTGGCCTCCCTCTGCTCGCCCTACGTGCTCCCCTGCCTCGGCTCCCGCGCCGCGGCCGGCGGGGAGTACCAGCTCTTCCTCGAGTTCGCGCCCGGCGGCTCGCTCGCCGACGAGGTCGAGCGCAACGGCGGCTGCCTCGAGGAAGGCGCCGTCCGCGCCTACGCGGCCGACGTGGCCAGGGGCCTCGCGTACCTCCACGGGGAGTCCATGGTCCACGGCGACGTCAAGGGCCGGAACGTGGTCATCGGCGCCGACGGCTGGGCCAAGCTCGCGGACTTCGGGTGCGCCCGGAGCGTGGGCTCGGCGGGGCCGATTGGGGGCACGCCGGCGTTCATGGCGCCTGAGGTGGTGCGAGGGGAGGAGCAGGGCCCGGCCGCCGACGTCTGGGCCCTGGGCTGCACCGTCATCGAGATGGCCACCGGCCGCGCCCCCTGGAGCCACATGGACGACGTGGTCGCGGCGGTGCGCCTCATCGGGTACACGGACGCCGTGCCGGAGGCGCCCGAGCGCCTGTCGTCGGAGGCCAAGGACTTCCTTGACAAGTGCCTCAGGCGGTGCGCCGGCGAGCGGTGGACCGCGGAGCAGCTGCTGGAGCACCCGTTCTTGGCGTTCGCCGGCTGTGGCGCCGACGTCGAGTCGGCTGAGCTGAAGGGCAAGTGGGTCTCCCCCAAGAGCACATTGGACGCTGCAATGTGGGAATCTGACGCCGACGAGGATGAGAACGTGCCCGATGATGACACGGCCGAGAGGATGAAGGCATTGGCGGCCTTCTGCTCGGTCTTGCCGGACTGGGAGTCCGACGACGGCTGGATCGATGTATTGAGCTGCCAATCTGAGACGCCGGCCGAGCAGTCCTGCAGTGAAGCTCCCGATTCGCCGGCGGCCGCGCCGGCTGAGGAGGCCAATGTATATATTTGGGATGATGAAAGAGTAGAAGCAGAATCAGGAGTAGAAGAAGCTGGAGTCGTTGGTGCTGCCGTGCCGGTGGCCGCGGCGCCGCCTGAAGAGACGGCGTACGATTACGACGAAGGCTTCCGGGACGAAGAATCGTCGTTACTGCTGGAAGCAGAGTTTGACGCCGAGGCTTTCGACGTCGGCGGCGAGCTCGTTGTGCATAATGTAGGAGTAGCCGATGAAGCTTTAGTGAATCAGCAGCAGGAAGATGTACATTCGTCGGATTCGATCGCTAGCGATCCGGCTGTAGTTAGTGTTGATAGCGGTGAAAAAGAAATACTGCCAGTAAAGTCGTTGAAGATGCCAAATTTGCTCTATTTCTCGCTTCGTTTTCCTCTGTTACTTTCGCATTTTTACACCATGTCAGATCAGATCACAACGTGCACCACAAGATCACCTGGGCTATCACGGCGTTGA